A part of Jiangella alba genomic DNA contains:
- a CDS encoding ABC transporter permease translates to MSSQYELRSSLAQGLGRLRWAIHAVAVIVLVFLLIPLLIVFPISITRDHVLTWPPDLASWQWFDAFFTSPVWVDSLLASLRIAVPAAVIATVVGTLGALGLAYARRWRRVLQTLFIAPLVLPIVTYALGLYDVAQRFDATGSLLPVIVGQAMLSAPMVFVTVGAALANRDHQLPLAASSLGASARKVLTLVELPLLKPAVAAGGLIALAMSFDEIVVAYFLLPPGAGTLPVVILGSTRESADPTIAAASMVVIAMAVTVAALLVLVNVLMKRKPS, encoded by the coding sequence ATGAGCTCCCAGTACGAGCTGCGGTCGTCGCTGGCGCAGGGTCTCGGCCGACTGCGCTGGGCGATCCATGCCGTCGCGGTCATCGTCCTCGTCTTCCTGCTGATCCCGCTGCTGATCGTCTTCCCGATCTCGATCACGCGCGACCACGTGCTGACCTGGCCGCCCGACCTCGCGTCGTGGCAGTGGTTCGACGCGTTCTTCACGTCGCCCGTGTGGGTCGACTCCTTGCTCGCATCGCTGCGGATCGCCGTGCCAGCGGCGGTCATCGCGACCGTCGTCGGAACCCTGGGCGCACTCGGCCTGGCCTACGCCCGGCGCTGGCGCCGGGTCCTGCAGACGCTGTTCATCGCGCCGCTCGTGCTCCCGATCGTCACGTACGCGCTCGGCCTCTACGACGTCGCCCAGCGATTCGACGCGACCGGCTCGCTGCTGCCGGTCATCGTGGGACAGGCGATGCTCTCGGCGCCGATGGTCTTCGTGACGGTCGGCGCGGCGCTGGCCAACCGCGACCACCAGTTGCCGCTCGCGGCATCCAGCCTCGGCGCCTCGGCCCGGAAGGTGCTCACGCTCGTCGAGCTGCCGCTGCTGAAGCCGGCGGTGGCGGCCGGCGGCCTGATCGCGCTGGCGATGTCGTTCGACGAGATCGTCGTGGCGTACTTCCTGCTCCCGCCCGGCGCAGGCACCTTGCCGGTCGTGATCCTCGGCTCCACCCGGGAATCGGCCGATCCGACCATCGCGGCCGCGAGCATGGTCGTCATCGCCATGGCCGTCACGGTCGCCGCGCTACTCGTCCTGGTCAACGTGCTGATGAAGAGGAAGCCGTCGTGA
- a CDS encoding VOC family protein has protein sequence MTPNGFVVDQVAFVVPDLAAALPAYDAIFSGSPWRIWDYGPSVMSEQAFRGEPSAYSMRLALSATRPQVELIQPLHGRSVYSEWLERGGTGVHHVGMFVDDIGEASDALGLPLATAAQTGSGYGAGGDGGFAYFDAVPEVDLILELIAVPQTRRPPDTVWERTH, from the coding sequence ATGACACCGAATGGCTTCGTCGTCGACCAGGTGGCGTTCGTCGTTCCCGATCTGGCCGCCGCGTTGCCGGCCTACGACGCGATCTTCTCTGGATCGCCCTGGCGGATCTGGGACTACGGCCCGTCGGTCATGAGCGAGCAGGCGTTTCGCGGCGAACCGTCGGCCTATTCCATGCGCCTCGCCCTTTCGGCGACCCGGCCCCAGGTGGAACTCATCCAGCCGTTGCACGGCCGGAGCGTCTACTCGGAATGGCTCGAGCGAGGCGGCACGGGCGTCCACCACGTCGGCATGTTCGTCGACGACATCGGCGAGGCGAGCGATGCGCTGGGGCTACCCCTCGCGACCGCGGCGCAGACCGGCAGCGGGTACGGGGCGGGCGGTGACGGTGGATTCGCCTACTTCGACGCGGTTCCGGAGGTCGATCTCATCCTGGAACTGATCGCGGTCCCACAGACCCGGCGCCCGCCGGACACGGTGTGGGAACGCACTCACTGA
- a CDS encoding alpha-ketoacid dehydrogenase subunit alpha/beta, with protein sequence MARKQRLDPEQPVWQLTTTASDWKKARPESLVTMLGQLHLIRAFEELVLDLAGDGLVHGPAHSSIGQEGGAVGSVHALRASDAVNGSHRGHHQFLAKAIAFVSEGPIDPSDLVTEKIADVLRRTLAEILGLDEGFGHGRGGSMHLQWMAAGAMGTNAIVGGGVPMAAGKAWAQKRAGTSDVTLTYFGDGAVNIGSVLETFNLAAAWDLPLGFFIENNQYAVSTTVTESTRESRLAARGFGFAIPAWRVDGMDPLAVQLATQDACERMRAGEGPVIVEADVYRFYHQNGPFAGSAFGYRSKDEERAWRDRDPVQRMGAEVLKLGHLSEREIASIRDQAVDAMRVAASTLVTADKESGRRRIVESAWPDPAFVDVGIRSDARELDAAPRLEPAEFTGTREERKFIEVIAEVTGRRMAADDRYVILGEDVHKLAGGTNGATKGLADRFHDRVLGTPISENAFVGLGGGMALDGRYRPVVEFMYPDFMWVAADQVFNQIGKVRHMFGGQHAVPLVLRTKVAIGSGYGSQHLMDPAGIFAASPGWRIVAPSTAADYIGLFNAAMLLDDPVLVIEHVDLYGLRQSVPADAWDYVIEPGTAAVRRSGDDVTVISYLSMVDRALEAVDRCDIDADVIDLRWLDRASVDWSTIEASVQKTNNVLIVEQGARGTSYGGWLADEIHRRYFDWLDQPVERVTGREASPTISKVLERAAMAGTDEVVAGLEKVRRNWGGA encoded by the coding sequence ATGGCGCGGAAGCAAAGACTGGATCCAGAACAGCCTGTGTGGCAGCTGACGACGACTGCGAGCGACTGGAAGAAGGCGCGGCCGGAGTCGCTGGTGACGATGCTGGGCCAGCTCCACCTGATTCGTGCGTTCGAGGAGTTGGTGCTCGATCTGGCGGGCGACGGCCTGGTGCACGGGCCGGCCCATTCGAGCATCGGCCAGGAGGGCGGTGCGGTCGGGTCGGTCCATGCCCTCCGCGCATCCGATGCGGTGAACGGATCGCACCGTGGTCATCATCAGTTCCTCGCCAAGGCGATCGCGTTCGTCTCCGAAGGGCCGATCGACCCGAGCGACCTGGTCACCGAGAAGATCGCCGACGTCCTCCGCCGCACGCTGGCCGAGATCCTCGGACTCGACGAGGGCTTCGGACACGGTCGCGGCGGCTCGATGCACTTGCAGTGGATGGCCGCCGGCGCCATGGGCACCAATGCCATCGTCGGCGGTGGCGTGCCCATGGCCGCCGGCAAGGCGTGGGCCCAGAAGCGCGCGGGCACCTCCGACGTGACCCTCACGTACTTCGGCGACGGCGCGGTCAACATCGGGTCGGTCCTCGAGACCTTCAACCTCGCGGCGGCGTGGGACCTCCCGCTGGGCTTCTTCATCGAGAACAACCAGTACGCCGTGTCGACCACGGTCACGGAGTCGACCCGCGAGTCACGGCTGGCAGCCCGCGGGTTCGGATTCGCGATCCCCGCCTGGCGCGTGGACGGCATGGACCCGCTCGCCGTCCAGCTCGCGACCCAGGACGCCTGTGAGCGCATGCGCGCGGGCGAGGGGCCCGTCATCGTCGAGGCCGACGTCTATCGCTTCTACCACCAGAACGGACCCTTCGCCGGGAGCGCGTTCGGATACCGCAGCAAGGACGAGGAGCGGGCCTGGCGCGACCGGGATCCGGTGCAGCGCATGGGCGCCGAGGTCCTGAAGCTCGGCCACCTGAGTGAACGTGAGATCGCGTCGATCCGGGACCAGGCGGTCGACGCCATGCGGGTCGCGGCATCGACTCTGGTGACTGCCGACAAGGAGTCCGGACGCCGGCGCATCGTCGAATCCGCGTGGCCCGATCCGGCGTTCGTCGACGTCGGCATACGCAGCGACGCGCGCGAGCTCGACGCCGCGCCGCGGCTCGAGCCGGCGGAGTTCACCGGGACGCGGGAGGAGCGGAAGTTCATCGAGGTGATCGCCGAGGTCACTGGCCGCCGGATGGCTGCCGACGATCGCTATGTCATCCTCGGCGAGGACGTGCACAAACTCGCCGGCGGAACCAACGGCGCGACCAAGGGTCTGGCGGACCGCTTCCACGACCGCGTCCTCGGCACCCCGATCAGCGAGAACGCCTTCGTCGGACTCGGTGGCGGCATGGCCCTCGACGGCAGGTACCGGCCGGTGGTCGAGTTCATGTACCCGGACTTCATGTGGGTCGCGGCCGATCAGGTGTTCAACCAGATCGGCAAGGTACGCCACATGTTCGGCGGCCAGCACGCCGTTCCGCTCGTCCTCCGCACCAAGGTCGCGATCGGATCGGGCTACGGGTCGCAGCACCTGATGGACCCGGCCGGCATCTTCGCCGCCAGCCCCGGCTGGCGCATCGTCGCCCCGTCGACGGCTGCCGACTACATCGGCCTGTTCAACGCGGCCATGCTGCTGGACGACCCGGTGCTGGTGATCGAGCACGTGGACCTCTACGGCCTGCGTCAGAGCGTTCCCGCCGACGCCTGGGACTACGTGATCGAACCGGGGACGGCGGCCGTCCGTCGCTCGGGTGACGACGTCACGGTGATCTCCTACCTGTCGATGGTGGATCGCGCGCTGGAGGCGGTGGATCGATGCGACATCGACGCCGACGTCATCGACCTGCGCTGGCTGGACCGGGCCTCCGTGGACTGGTCCACCATCGAGGCGAGTGTGCAGAAGACGAACAACGTCCTGATCGTCGAACAAGGGGCGCGCGGCACCTCCTACGGCGGCTGGCTGGCCGACGAGATTCACCGCCGGTACTTCGACTGGCTGGACCAGCCGGTGGAGCGAGTGACCGGCAGGGAGGCGAGCCCGACGATCTCCAAGGTGCTGGAACGAGCCGCGATGGCCGGAACCGACGAGGTCGTGGCCGGGCTGGAGAAGGTACGCCGCAACTGGGGCGGTGCCTGA
- a CDS encoding flavin monoamine oxidase family protein, whose product MSHERTDVVVIGGGFAGVTAAREMAATGASVVLLEARDRLGGRTWTTEFEGEPVELGGTWVHWTQQHIWSELTRHGIAIQEDDWDFDAAIMGSPPRRRPAPETFARLKDLFVRFVGEHRASLPLAHDPLHRYDQIAELDRLSMDDRLRQLDLADADVEYLTSLLFEIAGTELGEAGYLQVVRWLALCDWSTDQWYEMNRYRPVGGTAAVLDAMLGPHEVDVRLADPVASVRYGDDGALVRTSGGAEIACRHVIVAVPVNTWNRIEFDPPLPETHRAAMRQWMGKPRQDKVFLKVSGDIGRVFGHLPAPEPLNFFWTFRDVEDGQIIMAINSSASLDVNDADAVEAAMRRVIPEITEVHAVLGQSWSEDPWSSGGNLCPPPGQISAHLRALQQPLRGLAFATTEIANGWAGFIDGAIESGLRAAGHSRKAIGREGTR is encoded by the coding sequence ATGAGCCATGAACGCACGGATGTCGTCGTCATCGGTGGCGGTTTCGCCGGCGTCACCGCCGCCCGGGAGATGGCCGCGACGGGCGCCTCAGTGGTGCTGCTCGAGGCCCGCGACCGCCTCGGCGGACGCACGTGGACCACGGAGTTCGAGGGTGAGCCGGTGGAACTGGGCGGGACCTGGGTCCATTGGACCCAGCAGCACATCTGGTCGGAGCTCACCCGCCACGGGATCGCCATCCAGGAGGACGACTGGGACTTCGACGCCGCGATCATGGGGAGCCCGCCGCGGCGGCGTCCGGCGCCGGAGACCTTCGCCCGCCTGAAGGACCTGTTCGTGCGCTTCGTCGGGGAGCATCGCGCGAGCCTGCCGCTCGCTCACGACCCGCTCCATCGGTACGACCAGATCGCCGAGCTGGACCGGCTCTCGATGGACGACCGCCTCCGGCAGCTCGACCTCGCCGATGCGGACGTCGAGTACCTGACCAGCCTGTTGTTCGAGATCGCGGGAACCGAGCTCGGGGAGGCCGGCTATCTGCAGGTGGTCCGGTGGCTCGCGCTCTGCGACTGGAGTACGGATCAGTGGTACGAGATGAACAGGTACCGGCCGGTCGGCGGAACGGCGGCGGTCCTCGACGCGATGCTCGGGCCACATGAGGTCGACGTCCGGCTGGCCGACCCCGTCGCGTCCGTCCGGTACGGCGACGACGGCGCGCTGGTGCGCACGAGCGGCGGCGCCGAGATCGCGTGCCGCCACGTGATCGTCGCCGTACCGGTCAACACCTGGAACCGGATCGAGTTCGACCCGCCGCTGCCCGAGACGCATCGGGCCGCGATGAGGCAGTGGATGGGAAAGCCGCGTCAGGACAAGGTCTTCCTCAAGGTCTCCGGCGACATCGGCCGCGTCTTCGGTCATCTTCCGGCGCCCGAACCGCTCAACTTCTTCTGGACGTTCCGTGATGTCGAGGACGGCCAGATCATCATGGCGATCAACTCCAGCGCGTCGCTCGACGTCAACGACGCCGACGCGGTCGAGGCGGCGATGCGCCGTGTGATCCCGGAGATCACCGAGGTCCACGCGGTACTCGGGCAGAGCTGGTCGGAGGATCCGTGGTCGTCGGGCGGCAACCTGTGCCCGCCGCCCGGACAGATCAGCGCCCACCTGCGGGCGCTCCAGCAGCCGCTGCGCGGACTGGCCTTCGCGACGACGGAGATCGCCAACGGGTGGGCGGGCTTCATCGACGGGGCCATCGAGTCGGGCCTGCGCGCGGCTGGTCACAGCCGGAAGGCGATCGGGAGGGAAGGAACGAGATGA
- a CDS encoding IclR family transcriptional regulator encodes MRAKLLRFPGMRETLSSVVNAVRLVQLLAERGHLRVTEASKALGISTSTSHRLLTTLVDEGFVERDRVTKDYRLGRVLVEIGLAALGDLDIRRSAHHHMARLAARLDETVHLLVLQGAGARFIDGVESQQLVRVTIRTGTLLPAHATSGGKVLLAEMPRKELERLLSVDLPAVTDQTIHALPDLVEEFEEIRRLGYALNRGESDQALRAIAVPIRDGAGRAVASLAISVPTARGKISRLRGFVEPLQQTAAAISKDL; translated from the coding sequence ATGCGGGCAAAGCTGTTACGATTTCCCGGTATGCGGGAAACGCTCAGCTCCGTCGTCAACGCCGTTCGTCTCGTGCAACTGCTCGCCGAACGCGGCCACCTGCGGGTCACGGAGGCCAGCAAGGCGCTGGGAATCAGCACGTCCACCAGCCATCGACTGCTCACCACGCTGGTGGACGAGGGTTTCGTGGAGCGCGATCGCGTCACCAAGGACTACCGGCTGGGCCGGGTGCTGGTCGAGATCGGCCTCGCCGCCCTGGGCGATCTCGACATTCGCCGGTCCGCGCACCATCACATGGCTCGACTCGCCGCCCGGCTGGACGAGACCGTGCACCTGCTGGTGCTCCAGGGGGCCGGGGCGCGGTTCATCGACGGTGTCGAGAGTCAGCAGCTGGTCCGGGTGACCATACGGACAGGCACCCTGCTGCCGGCGCATGCCACCTCAGGGGGGAAGGTGCTCCTGGCCGAGATGCCGCGCAAGGAACTGGAACGTCTCCTCAGCGTCGACCTGCCGGCGGTCACCGACCAGACCATCCACGCCCTCCCGGACCTCGTCGAAGAGTTCGAGGAGATCCGCAGGCTCGGTTACGCCCTCAACCGCGGTGAGAGCGACCAGGCGCTGCGAGCCATCGCCGTCCCGATCCGCGACGGCGCCGGACGTGCCGTGGCCAGCCTCGCCATCAGCGTGCCCACCGCTCGCGGCAAGATCAGCCGCCTTCGTGGCTTCGTCGAACCGCTCCAGCAGACCGCCGCGGCCATCTCCAAGGACCTCTGA
- a CDS encoding ABC transporter ATP-binding protein translates to MSVQANLKDVSVRLGSVQALDHLNLEIEPGTFVALLGPSGSGKTTTLNVLAGFTRPDAGLVTFDSADVTGVAPYVRDIGIVFQSYALFPHLTVGKNIEFPLRRRGVPRDRRRERVEEVLRLVGLEGYGDRGVTALSGGQRQRVALARAVVFEPRLLLLDEPLAALDKRLRDSMQLEIRALQRRLGITTVAVTHDQVEALTMADKVAVMSDGRIEQCGSPEDVYRRPASEFVARFLGEANLLEVREGSMQCFGRCGSLPDGTAVLRPEQLRIRPIDQRDPSGLSAEGTIDSVSFQGAHHRLRVRLEADPAVALTLTSTALGFSLGAGDRVRVEVDPDDLHVIPRTNRTGVPTRTVQEA, encoded by the coding sequence GTGAGCGTCCAAGCGAATCTGAAGGATGTCAGTGTCCGCCTGGGATCGGTCCAAGCACTCGACCACCTGAACCTGGAGATCGAACCCGGGACGTTCGTCGCGCTGCTCGGGCCGTCCGGCTCCGGGAAGACCACCACGCTCAACGTGCTCGCCGGGTTCACTCGACCCGACGCCGGACTGGTCACCTTCGACTCCGCCGATGTCACGGGGGTTGCGCCGTACGTCCGCGACATCGGCATCGTGTTCCAGAGCTACGCCCTGTTCCCGCACCTCACCGTCGGGAAGAACATCGAGTTCCCGCTGCGCCGCCGGGGTGTTCCCCGCGACCGCCGCCGGGAGCGGGTGGAGGAGGTGCTGCGGCTGGTCGGCCTGGAAGGCTACGGCGACCGAGGTGTCACGGCACTGAGCGGCGGGCAGCGACAACGGGTCGCGCTGGCGCGCGCGGTGGTCTTCGAGCCGCGGCTGTTGCTCCTGGACGAACCACTGGCCGCGCTCGACAAGCGGTTGCGTGACTCGATGCAGCTGGAGATCCGCGCCCTGCAGCGGCGCCTCGGCATCACGACCGTGGCGGTCACCCACGACCAGGTCGAGGCCCTGACCATGGCGGACAAGGTCGCCGTCATGAGCGACGGGCGGATCGAGCAATGCGGCTCGCCGGAGGACGTGTACAGGCGTCCGGCCTCCGAGTTCGTCGCGCGGTTCCTCGGCGAGGCCAACCTGCTCGAGGTGCGCGAGGGCTCGATGCAGTGCTTCGGGCGATGCGGCAGCCTTCCGGACGGGACCGCGGTGCTGCGCCCCGAGCAGCTGCGGATTCGGCCGATCGATCAACGGGACCCGTCGGGGCTGAGTGCTGAGGGAACCATCGACAGCGTGAGCTTCCAGGGCGCGCACCATCGCCTGCGGGTGCGACTGGAGGCCGACCCCGCCGTCGCCCTCACCTTGACGTCCACCGCACTGGGCTTCTCGCTCGGCGCCGGCGACCGGGTCCGCGTCGAGGTCGACCCTGACGACCTGCACGTGATCCCCCGGACGAACCGGACCGGCGTGCCCACCCGCACCGTCCAGGAGGCCTGA
- a CDS encoding dihydrolipoamide acetyltransferase family protein, which produces MAHALRMPAIAADSAQAAIQTWLVQPGEQVEVGQPVAEIETEKAVVDYESEHGGVFAGLLVAEGQSATVGQVIGVLAEASESVEEAMRAVRGEVVDLDRDAERAGAPAAPAPAPAPEQAAAQDHPSRRFMSPLVRRLAREKGIDLSRIDGSGPGGRIVRRDLDRYDASPHRDSAEPVVARVDGDAAAAKAHDEAPVAYTEVEHTPMRRLIARRLTESKQHVPHFYLRAECEVSALTELRRRINQSSPTPVTINDLVVKAAAGALRAVPAANAIWTETAVRVFSTVDIGIAVAVEGGLMTPVVRDVGSMPISVLAAATRDLTERARTGRLHQRELEGGTFAVTNLGMFGVQEFTAIINPPHAGILAVGTIARRPVVDGDDVRPADTMTVTLSVDHRTLDGATAAAWLSAFVELIEDPVRLLI; this is translated from the coding sequence ATGGCGCACGCGCTTCGGATGCCGGCCATCGCGGCCGATTCCGCCCAGGCCGCGATCCAGACGTGGCTGGTCCAGCCGGGTGAGCAGGTCGAGGTCGGACAGCCGGTCGCTGAGATCGAGACCGAGAAGGCCGTCGTCGACTACGAATCAGAGCACGGCGGCGTTTTCGCCGGGCTCCTCGTCGCCGAGGGCCAGTCGGCCACGGTCGGCCAGGTGATCGGAGTCCTCGCCGAGGCCTCGGAGTCGGTGGAGGAGGCGATGCGGGCGGTCCGAGGGGAGGTCGTCGACCTGGATCGGGACGCGGAGCGGGCCGGGGCGCCCGCGGCGCCGGCGCCGGCCCCGGCGCCGGAGCAGGCCGCGGCGCAGGACCATCCGTCCCGCAGGTTCATGAGCCCGCTCGTACGTCGACTCGCGCGCGAGAAGGGCATCGACCTCAGCCGCATCGACGGCAGCGGGCCCGGCGGCCGCATCGTCCGCCGCGACCTCGACCGGTACGACGCGAGCCCGCACCGCGACTCCGCCGAGCCGGTGGTGGCACGCGTCGACGGCGACGCCGCCGCGGCGAAGGCGCACGACGAGGCTCCGGTGGCCTACACGGAGGTCGAGCACACACCGATGCGCCGCTTGATCGCGCGGCGCCTGACGGAGAGCAAGCAACATGTCCCGCACTTCTACCTTCGCGCCGAGTGCGAGGTCTCGGCGCTGACCGAGCTGCGGCGGCGGATCAATCAGTCGTCGCCGACCCCCGTCACGATCAACGATCTCGTGGTCAAGGCGGCCGCGGGGGCGCTGCGAGCGGTCCCGGCGGCGAACGCCATCTGGACGGAGACCGCCGTCCGCGTCTTCTCGACGGTGGACATCGGGATCGCCGTCGCGGTCGAGGGCGGGTTGATGACACCGGTCGTACGGGACGTGGGTTCGATGCCGATCTCCGTGCTCGCGGCGGCGACCCGTGACCTCACCGAACGTGCTCGCACGGGCCGGCTCCACCAGCGGGAGCTGGAGGGTGGCACGTTCGCCGTGACCAACCTCGGGATGTTCGGGGTTCAGGAGTTCACGGCGATCATCAACCCACCTCACGCCGGCATTCTGGCGGTGGGGACGATCGCCCGTCGCCCGGTCGTCGACGGCGACGACGTGCGGCCGGCGGACACGATGACGGTGACGTTGTCCGTCGATCACCGGACTCTCGACGGCGCCACCGCGGCAGCGTGGCTGAGCGCCTTCGTCGAGCTCATCGAAGATCCCGTACGTCTCCTGATCTGA
- a CDS encoding RidA family protein, producing MARDLYCYGDREAHPWSSTVAYSESVTTNGPLIFTAGQGPFDDQGDLIAPGDPAAQIRATYANLRTVLERAGGSLDGIVSQTVYLQRPEDLPVFVEVRQEFLKDPQPAVTTVRADLLVPGMLIELTAVATRGVGRTTGPTGGSK from the coding sequence GTGGCTCGAGACCTCTACTGCTACGGCGATCGCGAGGCCCACCCGTGGTCGAGCACCGTCGCGTACTCGGAATCCGTCACGACCAACGGCCCGTTGATCTTCACTGCCGGCCAAGGTCCGTTCGACGACCAGGGTGACCTGATCGCGCCGGGCGACCCGGCCGCGCAGATCCGTGCGACGTACGCGAACCTGCGCACGGTCCTGGAACGCGCCGGTGGGTCTCTCGACGGCATCGTGTCGCAGACGGTGTATCTCCAACGCCCCGAGGATCTGCCGGTGTTCGTCGAGGTGCGTCAGGAGTTCCTGAAGGATCCGCAGCCCGCGGTCACGACAGTGCGCGCGGATCTCCTGGTGCCCGGAATGCTCATCGAACTGACGGCCGTCGCCACTCGAGGCGTCGGCCGCACGACTGGTCCCACTGGAGGGTCGAAATGA
- a CDS encoding aldehyde dehydrogenase family protein has protein sequence MIKRLDNWIGGVAVPPSTGSYVRGVDPATGRPTVDVAAGAAADVDAAARAAAEATASWRHHPSAQRGRILTAIGNGIREHASALADLEIQDTGKPRHTALGEIENSAAYFEFYAGLVNLPVGDVIDVQHDQHNFTRREPYGVVGVITPWNLPLNQAARAVAPALATGNTVVLKPAEVSCQTTILLARIAAEAGLPPGVLNVVLGSGTEVGEAIVRHEAVRKVAFTGSVRTGRVIGRIAAERIIPLTLELGGKSAGLVFGDADLDLAAREVVRAFCTNAGQVCSAGTRLLVQEDVHDDLVARVVALAAEVRAGADIGPMITPAQFDQVRRYLHLAEEEGAHAALGGPAGAEGGFVTPAVYTKVRNDMRIAREEIFGPVLVVMPFTDEAEAIRLANDSEFGLVAGVFTRDIGRALRVADAIEAGQVFVNSWSTGAVQTPFGGHKNSGYGREKGVEALFHYTQLKSVTISY, from the coding sequence ATGATCAAGCGTCTCGACAACTGGATCGGCGGGGTTGCGGTCCCCCCGTCGACAGGTTCATATGTGCGCGGCGTCGACCCGGCGACCGGCAGGCCGACGGTCGACGTGGCCGCCGGCGCCGCCGCCGATGTCGACGCCGCCGCCCGGGCGGCGGCGGAGGCGACGGCGAGCTGGAGACACCACCCCTCGGCCCAGCGAGGACGGATCCTCACCGCCATCGGCAACGGGATCCGCGAGCACGCTTCGGCGCTTGCCGATCTGGAGATCCAGGACACCGGCAAGCCACGCCATACCGCGCTGGGCGAGATCGAGAACTCCGCCGCGTACTTCGAGTTCTACGCGGGGTTGGTGAACCTGCCGGTCGGCGACGTGATCGACGTCCAGCACGACCAGCACAACTTCACCCGACGCGAGCCGTACGGCGTCGTCGGCGTCATCACGCCGTGGAATCTCCCGCTGAACCAGGCGGCTCGCGCGGTGGCGCCGGCGCTCGCCACCGGGAACACCGTCGTCCTGAAGCCGGCCGAGGTCAGCTGCCAGACGACCATCCTGCTGGCCCGCATCGCGGCCGAAGCCGGGCTCCCCCCGGGCGTGCTCAATGTCGTCCTCGGGTCCGGGACCGAGGTGGGCGAGGCGATCGTGCGGCATGAGGCCGTCCGGAAGGTCGCGTTCACCGGCTCGGTCCGGACCGGTCGAGTGATCGGGCGGATCGCGGCGGAGCGGATCATTCCGTTGACCCTCGAACTCGGCGGCAAGTCGGCCGGCCTGGTGTTCGGCGACGCCGACCTGGACCTCGCCGCGCGGGAGGTCGTCCGTGCGTTCTGCACGAACGCGGGACAGGTCTGCTCGGCGGGCACGCGGCTGCTCGTCCAGGAGGACGTCCACGACGACCTCGTGGCGCGAGTGGTCGCGCTCGCCGCCGAGGTGCGCGCCGGTGCGGACATCGGCCCGATGATCACTCCGGCCCAGTTCGATCAGGTGCGGCGCTATCTGCACCTCGCCGAGGAGGAAGGCGCCCACGCCGCGTTGGGCGGACCCGCAGGTGCCGAAGGCGGCTTCGTCACTCCCGCGGTCTATACGAAGGTGCGCAACGACATGCGCATCGCTCGTGAGGAGATCTTCGGTCCGGTCCTCGTCGTGATGCCCTTCACGGACGAGGCGGAGGCGATTCGCCTCGCCAACGACTCCGAGTTCGGCCTCGTCGCCGGCGTGTTCACCAGGGACATCGGCCGGGCACTCCGGGTCGCCGACGCGATCGAAGCGGGCCAGGTGTTCGTGAACTCCTGGTCGACCGGTGCCGTGCAGACGCCCTTCGGCGGGCACAAGAACAGCGGGTACGGCCGCGAGAAGGGCGTCGAGGCGCTGTTCCACTACACGCAGCTGAAGTCGGTCACCATCTCCTACTGA
- a CDS encoding GntR family transcriptional regulator, whose product MANDQFADDARESVTEFVTRSLRQRIIDGALEPGRPLRQEALARELGVSRLPIREALRQLESEGLVAFRPRSGAKVAVLDFEEYNEIYKVRERLEPLAISESMAHLTVEQREAIEVAAAEVEAHAGDPASWLEADRRFHLACYAGVPTPRLLQMIVEFWNSTHRYRRILLTTFAPKDFEVAHSEHRLIANAISEGNARAAEELIRVHIERSRRRLNRHRDLFDQ is encoded by the coding sequence ATGGCCAACGATCAGTTCGCTGACGACGCGCGCGAGTCCGTCACGGAGTTCGTCACGCGCAGCCTCCGGCAACGCATCATCGACGGCGCGCTGGAACCCGGCCGCCCGTTGCGTCAGGAGGCGCTGGCCAGGGAACTGGGGGTCAGCAGGCTCCCGATCCGCGAGGCACTGCGCCAGCTCGAGAGCGAGGGCCTGGTCGCGTTCAGGCCGCGAAGTGGCGCCAAGGTCGCGGTGCTGGACTTCGAGGAGTACAACGAGATCTACAAGGTGCGCGAGCGACTCGAACCCCTCGCCATCTCGGAGAGCATGGCGCACCTCACCGTCGAACAGCGCGAGGCGATCGAGGTCGCGGCGGCCGAGGTTGAGGCTCATGCCGGCGATCCGGCCAGCTGGCTGGAGGCGGATCGCCGCTTCCACCTCGCCTGCTACGCGGGTGTGCCGACGCCGCGCCTGCTGCAGATGATCGTCGAGTTCTGGAACAGCACCCATCGCTACCGCCGGATCCTGCTGACCACCTTCGCTCCGAAGGACTTCGAGGTCGCTCACTCCGAGCACCGCCTCATCGCGAACGCGATCAGCGAAGGCAATGCGAGGGCCGCCGAGGAACTCATCCGAGTCCATATCGAACGAAGCCGCCGGCGGCTCAACCGGCACCGAGATCTGTTCGATCAGTGA